One genomic region from Diabrotica undecimpunctata isolate CICGRU chromosome 9, icDiaUnde3, whole genome shotgun sequence encodes:
- the LOC140450556 gene encoding uncharacterized protein, with translation MIHGSTPTTSAVYNAVENEINFQDKLSSFRKVLKKLGFKWQKTNDNRKILMEKTDIRAKRTEYLKKIIKYRAEGYNVIYTDETYLHSSHTTSKSWDNGSRKCLKSPVAKGQRLIIVHARGDKGFVVNGLLIFKSGQRTGDYHNDMNHENFIKWLQEKLIPNLQQKTVLVLDNASYHNVACEVAPTSSWKKRTCSDG, from the coding sequence ATGATTCATGGCAGCACACCTACAACGTCAGCTGTTTACAACGCTGTTGAGAATGAGATTAATTTCCAAGATAAACTATCGTCGTTCAGAAAAGTGTTGAAGAAATTAGGTTTTAAATGGCAAAAAACAAATGACAACCGAAAAATACTTATGGAAAAAACGGATATTCGAGCCAAACGAACcgaatatctaaaaaaaataataaaatatagagCTGAGGGTTATAATGTTATCTACACTGATGAAACGTATCTCCACAGCAGCCATACAACATCTAAATCATGGGATAATGGTTCAAGAAAGTGTTTAAAGTCTCCTGTTGCCAAAGGTCAGCGGTTAATTATCGTACATGCAAGAGGGGACAAAGGTTTCGTTGTAAATGGCCTACTAATTTTCAAATCTGGTCAGCGTACTGGAGATTATCATAATGATATGAACCACGAAAACTTTATAAAATGGCTTCAAGAAAAGTTAATTCCCAACTTGCAGCAGAAAACCGTGCTTGTATTGGACAACGCATCCTATCATAACGTAGCCTGTGAAGTTGCCCCTACATCTTCATGGAAAAAAAGGACATGCAGCGATGGCTAA